A genomic window from Nomascus leucogenys isolate Asia chromosome 10, Asia_NLE_v1, whole genome shotgun sequence includes:
- the LSM4 gene encoding U6 snRNA-associated Sm-like protein LSm4 gives MLPLSLLKTAQNHPMLVELKNGETYNGHLVSCDNWMNINLREVICTSRDGDKFWRMPECYIRGSTIKYLRIPDEIIDMVKEEVVAKGRGRGGLQQQKQQKGRGMGGAGRGVFGGRGRGGIPGTGRGQPEKKPGRQAGKQ, from the exons CTTCCCTTGTCACTGCTGAAGACGGCTCAGAATCACCCCATG TTGGTGGAGCTGAAAAATGGGGAGACGTACAATGGACACCTGGTGAGCTGCGACAACTGGATGAACATTAACCTGCGAGAAGTCATCTGCACGTCCAGG GACGGGGACAAGTTCTGGCGGATGCCTGAGTGCTACATCCGCGGCAGCACCATCAAGTACCTGCGCATCCCCGACGAGATCATCGACATGGTCAAGGAGGAGGTGGTGGCCAAGGGCCGCGGCCGCGGAGGcctgcagcagcagaagcagcagaaaggccgcGGCATGGGTGGCGCCGGCCGAG GTGTGTTTGGTGGCCGGGGCCGAGGTGGGATCCCGGGCACAGGCAGAGGCCAGCCAGAGAAGAAGCCTGGCAGACAGGCAGGCAAACAGTGA